In Streptomyces chartreusis NRRL 3882, the following are encoded in one genomic region:
- a CDS encoding DUF4429 domain-containing protein has product MAEIIQKDGTWAFDGDALRLTPGRDKNVSLLRRELGELVIPLGALAGISFEQGKKAGRLRLRLRDGADPLLHATGGRLTEPHDPYQLIVESDRYGVAEYFTDEVRGALLLDQVPADPVDAYLLPGPSVPLSVSAGDGTAGFDGERIRLEWNWKTEDAKAAAGARTLMLTDITGVEWQPAAGLENGYLRFTVRNAPTKAPPKYDPNAVELWGFKKDPLMALVAAAVQARLPHPARPADDMGDARPEPPSPPVASAEDEHDALLRRLRELGELHRTGVLTDEEFALAKQAILKRM; this is encoded by the coding sequence ATGGCGGAAATCATCCAGAAGGACGGCACGTGGGCTTTCGACGGCGACGCTCTGCGGCTGACCCCCGGGCGGGACAAGAACGTCAGTCTGCTGCGCAGGGAGCTGGGTGAACTGGTCATCCCCCTGGGGGCGTTGGCCGGGATCTCCTTCGAGCAGGGCAAGAAGGCGGGGCGGCTCAGGCTGCGCCTGCGCGACGGAGCCGACCCGCTCCTGCACGCCACGGGCGGCCGGCTCACCGAGCCCCACGACCCGTACCAGCTGATCGTGGAGTCCGACCGCTACGGCGTCGCCGAGTACTTCACGGACGAGGTCCGGGGCGCCCTGCTCCTCGACCAGGTCCCCGCCGACCCGGTCGACGCGTACCTGCTGCCGGGCCCCTCCGTCCCCCTGTCGGTCTCCGCCGGGGACGGCACCGCCGGCTTCGACGGCGAGCGCATACGCCTGGAGTGGAACTGGAAGACGGAGGACGCCAAGGCAGCCGCCGGTGCCCGCACGCTCATGCTCACCGACATCACGGGCGTGGAGTGGCAGCCGGCGGCCGGCCTGGAGAACGGCTACCTCCGCTTCACCGTGCGGAACGCGCCCACCAAGGCCCCGCCCAAGTACGACCCCAACGCCGTGGAGCTGTGGGGCTTCAAGAAGGACCCGCTGATGGCGCTGGTCGCGGCGGCGGTCCAGGCCAGGCTTCCGCACCCGGCCCGGCCCGCCGACGACATGGGGGACGCCCGACCGGAGCCGCCTTCTCCTCCGGTCGCCTCCGCCGAGGACGAGCACGACGCCCTGCTGCGCCGCCTGCGCGAGCTCGGTGAGCTGCACCGCACGGGCGTGCTGACGGACGAGGAGTTCGCGCTCGCCAAGCAGGCGATCCTCAAGCGGATGTGA
- a CDS encoding beta-N-acetylhexosaminidase: MRTLRFLGSLLLVATGVSVTGAAPATAASPTPLDRVIPAPVSAAPGGSPYRITRGTHIRVDDSRETRRVGEYLAKILRPSTGYRLPVTVHGTGGIRLRLADGPFGAEGYRLDSGRKGVTITAARPAGLFHGVQTLRQLLPAAVEKDTVQPGPWLVAGGTVTDTPRYGWRGAMLDVSRHFFTVDQVKRYIDQLALYKINKLHLHLSDDQGWRIAIDSWPRLATYGGSTEVGGGPGGFYTKADYKEIVRYAASRYLEVVPEIDMPGHTNAALASYADLNCDGVAPPLYTGTEVGFSSLCVGKDITYDFVDDVIRELAALTPGRYLHIGGDEAHSTSHEDYVKFMDRVQPVVAEYGKTVVGWHQLTGATPAKGALAQYWGLDGTGAEEKARVAKAAQSGTGVILSPADRVYLDMKYTKDTPLGLSWAGHVEVKRSYDWDPGAYLPGVPGGAVKGVEAPMWSETLENSEHIEYMAFPRLPGVAELGWSPVGTHDWERYKMRLAAQAERWDALGMEWYRSPQVPWGAGGR; encoded by the coding sequence GTGAGAACGCTTCGGTTTCTCGGTTCCCTGCTGCTGGTCGCGACGGGCGTCTCCGTGACGGGGGCCGCTCCCGCAACGGCGGCATCACCCACCCCGCTCGACCGCGTGATTCCCGCGCCCGTCTCGGCCGCCCCGGGCGGGTCCCCCTACCGGATCACCCGTGGCACCCACATACGCGTCGACGACTCCCGCGAGACCCGCCGCGTCGGCGAGTACCTCGCGAAGATCCTCCGCCCCTCCACCGGCTACCGCCTCCCCGTCACCGTCCACGGCACCGGAGGCATCCGACTCCGCCTCGCCGACGGCCCGTTCGGCGCCGAGGGCTACCGTCTCGACAGCGGCCGCAAGGGCGTCACCATCACCGCCGCGCGGCCCGCCGGTCTCTTCCACGGCGTGCAGACCCTGCGCCAACTGCTCCCCGCGGCCGTCGAGAAGGACACCGTCCAGCCCGGCCCCTGGCTCGTCGCGGGCGGCACCGTCACCGACACCCCGCGCTACGGCTGGCGGGGCGCCATGCTCGATGTCTCCCGGCACTTCTTCACCGTCGACCAGGTCAAGCGCTACATCGACCAACTCGCCCTCTACAAGATCAACAAGCTGCATCTGCACCTCAGCGACGACCAGGGCTGGCGCATCGCCATCGACTCCTGGCCGCGTCTGGCGACCTACGGCGGGTCGACCGAGGTCGGTGGCGGCCCGGGCGGCTTCTACACCAAGGCCGACTACAAGGAGATCGTGCGGTACGCCGCCTCCCGCTACCTGGAGGTCGTGCCCGAGATCGACATGCCCGGCCACACCAACGCCGCCCTCGCCTCCTACGCCGACCTGAACTGCGACGGCGTGGCACCCCCGCTCTACACCGGCACCGAGGTCGGCTTCAGCTCGCTGTGCGTCGGCAAGGACATCACGTACGACTTCGTGGACGACGTGATCCGGGAACTCGCCGCGCTCACGCCGGGCAGGTACCTGCACATCGGTGGCGACGAGGCGCACTCCACCAGCCACGAGGACTACGTGAAGTTCATGGACCGGGTACAGCCGGTCGTCGCCGAGTACGGCAAGACGGTGGTCGGCTGGCACCAGCTGACCGGGGCGACGCCGGCGAAGGGAGCTCTCGCCCAGTACTGGGGACTGGACGGCACCGGTGCCGAGGAGAAGGCGCGGGTCGCGAAGGCCGCGCAGAGCGGGACCGGAGTGATTCTGTCCCCGGCCGACCGGGTGTACCTCGACATGAAGTACACGAAGGACACGCCGCTGGGGCTGTCCTGGGCCGGTCATGTCGAGGTGAAGCGGTCGTACGACTGGGATCCGGGGGCGTATCTGCCCGGAGTGCCGGGTGGTGCCGTGAAGGGGGTCGAGGCGCCGATGTGGTCGGAGACTCTCGAGAACTCCGAGCACATCGAGTACATGGCGTTTCCGCGGTTGCCGGGGGTTGCCGAGCTGGGGTGGTCGCCGGTGGGGACCCATGACTGGGAGCGGTACAAGATGCGGCTTGCCGCGCAGGCCGAGCGGTGGGATGCCCTGGGTATGGAGTGGTACCGGTCGCCGCAGGTGCCGTGGGGGGCCGGCGGGCGGTGA
- a CDS encoding NAD-dependent succinate-semialdehyde dehydrogenase — MTTRVVRDVPKRLFIGGSWQDAESGRTLSVDNPATGEELCQVADASPADGRRAVEAAVAAQAAWAATPPRVRSEILRRAYDIIIARTEDLALLMTLEMGKPLTEARAEVAYAAEFFRWFSEEAVRIDGGMMTAPDGRNRLLVTRQPVGPCLLITPWNFPLAMGTRKIGPAIAAGCTMVLKPAPQTPLSSLALAEILTEAGLPAGVLNVVPTTDAAGVVEPLLRGGQIRKLSFTGSTQVGRILLAQCAGTVIRTSMELGGNAPLIVFDDADLDTAVEGTMVAKMRNMGESCCAANRIYVHTSVADEFASRLAARMAALTVGPGTEPGTDVGPLIDNAGRSKAHDLVRDAVKRGAIVLTGGELPGGPGCFYPPTVLTGVTPDAAISDTEVFGPVAALLTFETEDEAIAAANDTEFGLAAYLFTQNLDRALRVSERLESGMIGVNTGLVSNPAAPFGGVKQSGLGREGGRVGIDEFLEYKYLAVPVADGRG; from the coding sequence ATGACCACGCGCGTTGTCCGTGACGTCCCTAAGCGGTTGTTCATCGGCGGTAGCTGGCAGGACGCGGAGTCCGGCCGGACTCTGTCCGTCGACAACCCGGCCACCGGCGAGGAACTGTGCCAGGTCGCCGACGCCTCCCCGGCCGACGGCCGGCGTGCCGTCGAGGCGGCGGTCGCCGCGCAGGCGGCCTGGGCCGCCACCCCACCCCGGGTGCGCAGCGAGATCCTGCGCCGCGCCTACGACATCATCATCGCCCGCACCGAGGACCTCGCGCTGCTGATGACCCTGGAGATGGGCAAGCCCCTGACCGAGGCGCGCGCCGAAGTCGCCTACGCCGCCGAGTTCTTCCGCTGGTTCTCCGAGGAGGCCGTGCGCATCGACGGCGGCATGATGACCGCCCCCGACGGCAGGAACCGCCTCCTGGTCACCCGCCAGCCGGTCGGGCCCTGCCTGCTCATCACCCCGTGGAACTTCCCCCTGGCGATGGGCACCCGCAAGATCGGCCCCGCCATCGCCGCCGGCTGCACCATGGTCCTCAAACCCGCCCCCCAGACCCCACTGTCCTCCCTGGCCCTGGCGGAGATCCTCACCGAAGCGGGTCTGCCGGCCGGCGTGCTGAACGTCGTGCCCACCACCGACGCCGCCGGCGTCGTCGAGCCCCTGCTGCGCGGCGGGCAGATCCGCAAACTCTCCTTCACCGGCTCCACCCAGGTCGGCCGCATCCTGCTGGCCCAGTGCGCCGGCACCGTGATCCGCACCTCGATGGAACTGGGCGGCAACGCCCCCCTCATCGTCTTCGACGACGCCGACCTCGACACCGCTGTCGAGGGCACCATGGTCGCCAAGATGCGCAACATGGGCGAGTCCTGCTGCGCCGCCAACCGCATCTACGTCCACACCTCCGTCGCCGACGAGTTCGCCTCCCGCCTAGCCGCCCGCATGGCCGCCCTCACCGTCGGGCCCGGCACCGAACCCGGCACCGACGTCGGCCCCCTCATCGACAACGCCGGCCGCAGCAAGGCCCACGACTTGGTGCGCGACGCCGTGAAACGCGGCGCCATCGTCCTGACCGGAGGCGAACTCCCGGGCGGGCCCGGCTGCTTCTATCCGCCCACTGTCCTCACCGGCGTCACCCCCGACGCCGCCATCAGCGACACCGAGGTCTTCGGCCCGGTCGCCGCCCTCCTCACCTTCGAGACCGAGGACGAGGCCATCGCCGCCGCCAACGACACAGAGTTCGGCCTCGCCGCCTACCTCTTCACCCAGAACCTCGACCGTGCCCTGCGCGTCAGCGAACGCCTCGAAAGCGGCATGATCGGCGTCAACACCGGCCTCGTCTCCAACCCCGCCGCACCCTTCGGCGGCGTCAAGCAGTCCGGCCTCGGCCGCGAAGGCGGACGCGTCGGCATCGACGAGTTCCTGGAGTACAAGTACCTCGCCGTGCCCGTGGCAGACGGACGCGGCTGA
- a CDS encoding ABC transporter permease → MMELPATRAGHIGRALSATAILLFLAMPIVIILVTSFGADGIGTFPPKEYSTRWYEQIAAPGSDWATSIALSSLIAALTTVFSLILGVTAATALARGRLPLHAAVYGLVLAPMLIPQVVIALGLFLFFEPAGMLGSPLAIALGHTVLAAPIAVLIMISTLKGIDERLEDAAASMGASRMTIARRITFPLATPGLIAAAVFSFITSFDEFFIAQFLSTPDTRTLPVLVFNALQFDVDPTVTAVSAVLIALAILALALVAAVRKLGGHRNSQGGVLPVEPLT, encoded by the coding sequence ATGATGGAACTGCCCGCCACCCGAGCCGGACACATCGGCCGCGCCCTGAGCGCCACCGCGATCCTGCTGTTCCTGGCCATGCCCATCGTCATCATCCTGGTCACCTCCTTCGGCGCCGACGGCATCGGCACCTTCCCGCCGAAGGAGTACAGCACCCGCTGGTACGAGCAGATAGCCGCACCCGGCAGCGACTGGGCCACCTCCATCGCCCTGTCCAGCCTCATCGCCGCACTCACCACGGTCTTCTCCCTGATCCTGGGCGTGACCGCCGCCACCGCCCTGGCCCGCGGCCGGCTGCCCCTGCACGCGGCGGTCTACGGACTGGTCCTGGCCCCCATGCTCATCCCCCAAGTGGTCATCGCGCTCGGGTTGTTCCTGTTCTTCGAACCGGCCGGCATGCTCGGCAGCCCCCTCGCTATCGCCCTCGGGCACACCGTGCTGGCCGCACCCATCGCGGTCCTCATCATGATCTCCACCCTGAAGGGCATCGACGAACGCCTCGAAGACGCCGCCGCCAGCATGGGCGCCAGCCGCATGACCATCGCCCGGCGCATCACCTTCCCCCTGGCCACACCCGGCCTGATCGCCGCCGCCGTGTTCTCCTTCATCACCAGCTTCGACGAGTTCTTCATCGCCCAGTTCCTGTCGACCCCCGACACCCGCACCCTGCCGGTGCTGGTCTTCAACGCCCTGCAGTTCGACGTCGACCCGACCGTCACCGCGGTCAGCGCCGTCCTCATCGCACTCGCCATCCTGGCCCTCGCCCTCGTCGCCGCCGTCCGCAAACTCGGCGGACACCGCAACAGCCAAGGCGGCGTCCTCCCCGTCGAACCCCTCACCTGA
- a CDS encoding ABC transporter permease codes for MAGTALAPGKVRVKTSEKRGHRSRIALVNAVPVTVFLLVLFVYPIIGVLSLSLKGDTGGFTLHWYTDALSGVNLSVLISTLRISAETAVLSLLVGFVLAHAIARMRPVFAALAMLIVVVPHFISALVRTYGWIIMLGDHGFINTLATSVHAPGAPYSLLYNETGVVIGTTSVMLPYTVLILQGVMRGVDRRLLAAAAGFGASRLTIFRRVYLPLVAPGVGTAGLLSFILCLGYYITPALMGGDKQTVVAALIDQQVMKQDQWNSAAAFGVILLLLTFAGLGVLGLAKLRRKKAAARRSGS; via the coding sequence GTGGCCGGCACCGCTCTCGCACCCGGCAAGGTGCGTGTGAAGACGTCCGAGAAGCGCGGGCACCGTTCACGGATCGCGCTGGTCAACGCCGTCCCCGTCACGGTGTTCCTGCTGGTGCTGTTCGTCTACCCGATCATCGGGGTGCTCTCCCTCAGCCTGAAGGGCGACACCGGCGGCTTCACCCTGCACTGGTACACCGACGCCCTCAGCGGCGTGAACCTCTCCGTGCTGATCTCCACCCTGCGCATCTCCGCGGAGACCGCCGTGCTCAGTCTCCTGGTGGGGTTTGTGCTGGCGCACGCCATCGCCCGGATGCGGCCCGTCTTCGCCGCCCTGGCCATGCTGATCGTGGTCGTGCCGCACTTCATCAGCGCCCTGGTGCGCACCTACGGCTGGATCATCATGCTCGGTGATCACGGCTTCATCAACACGCTGGCCACCTCCGTGCACGCCCCCGGCGCGCCGTACTCGCTGCTCTACAACGAGACCGGTGTGGTCATCGGCACCACCTCGGTGATGCTCCCCTACACGGTGTTGATCCTGCAGGGCGTGATGCGCGGTGTCGACCGCAGGCTGCTGGCCGCGGCCGCCGGGTTCGGCGCAAGCCGGTTGACCATCTTCCGCCGTGTCTACCTGCCCCTGGTGGCCCCCGGTGTGGGTACGGCAGGCCTGCTCAGCTTCATCCTGTGCCTGGGCTACTACATCACCCCCGCCCTGATGGGCGGCGACAAGCAGACCGTCGTCGCCGCGCTGATCGACCAGCAGGTGATGAAGCAGGACCAGTGGAACTCCGCCGCCGCCTTCGGCGTCATCCTGCTGCTGCTCACCTTCGCCGGCCTCGGTGTCCTCGGTCTGGCCAAGCTCCGCCGCAAGAAGGCGGCCGCACGAAGGAGCGGCTCATGA
- a CDS encoding ABC transporter ATP-binding protein: MPERPTSLTAGGLSADDLAAALAPRSSPLTGKSLSVTGLRKSYGGTTVVDGVDMEIAAGEFVTFLGSSGSGKTTTLMMLAGFTEPDSGTVSVDGRDITGLNPGKRDFGFVFQQYLLFPHMTVEENVAFPLQLRGVSKAEIRRRVGETLQAAGLSKFAGRKPRELSGGQQQRVALCRVLVYRPPIVLMDEPLGALDKKLRDQMQTEIKTIQRELGLTVVYVTHDQEEALVLSDRIAIMKDGRIEQFDTPRGLFEHPRTPFVADFLGAANFLNGKVEEPAADGCTRVRLDTGGVLTAREHPCVPGQRVRAAVRPGKLRLVSAEEGCCTGTVETAVYVGSLTRISVRLDGAAPGTPPLRIETAVAPPRVGERVCVTAEREDVSVFDATDGG; the protein is encoded by the coding sequence ATGCCTGAGCGCCCCACGAGCCTGACCGCCGGAGGCCTATCGGCTGACGACCTCGCCGCTGCCCTGGCACCGCGGTCGTCTCCCCTGACGGGGAAGTCGTTGTCGGTGACGGGGCTGCGGAAGTCCTACGGCGGGACGACGGTGGTCGACGGTGTGGACATGGAGATCGCGGCGGGTGAGTTCGTCACCTTCCTCGGCTCCTCCGGTTCCGGCAAGACCACCACGTTGATGATGCTGGCCGGGTTCACCGAGCCGGACTCCGGAACCGTCAGCGTCGACGGCCGGGACATCACCGGCCTCAACCCCGGCAAACGCGACTTCGGTTTCGTCTTCCAGCAGTACCTGCTCTTCCCGCACATGACGGTCGAGGAGAATGTCGCCTTCCCGCTGCAACTGCGTGGGGTGTCCAAGGCGGAGATCCGCCGCCGGGTGGGTGAGACGCTGCAGGCGGCGGGCCTGTCGAAGTTCGCCGGCCGCAAGCCGCGTGAGCTGTCCGGCGGTCAGCAGCAGCGGGTCGCCCTGTGCCGGGTGCTGGTCTACCGCCCGCCGATCGTCCTGATGGACGAGCCGCTGGGCGCGCTGGACAAGAAGCTGCGCGACCAGATGCAGACCGAGATCAAGACCATCCAGCGCGAACTGGGCCTGACCGTCGTCTACGTGACGCACGATCAGGAGGAGGCCCTGGTCCTGTCGGACCGGATCGCCATCATGAAGGACGGCCGGATCGAGCAGTTCGACACCCCGCGCGGCCTGTTCGAACACCCCCGCACCCCGTTCGTCGCGGACTTCCTCGGCGCCGCCAACTTCCTCAACGGCAAGGTGGAAGAGCCGGCCGCGGACGGCTGCACCCGCGTGCGCCTGGACACCGGCGGCGTGCTCACAGCCCGAGAGCACCCCTGTGTTCCGGGGCAGCGGGTCCGGGCAGCGGTCCGGCCGGGCAAGCTCCGCCTGGTCAGTGCCGAGGAAGGCTGTTGTACCGGCACGGTCGAAACAGCGGTGTACGTCGGTTCGCTGACCCGGATCTCGGTCCGTCTGGACGGCGCCGCTCCGGGGACGCCGCCCCTGCGGATCGAGACCGCCGTCGCTCCGCCGCGCGTCGGTGAGCGGGTCTGTGTGACCGCTGAGCGTGAGGACGTCAGTGTCTTCGACGCGACGGACGGGGGGTGA
- a CDS encoding extracellular solute-binding protein, with the protein MAAATALAGCGTATGSSSSGGGRKRIVVSNSGGAYNDALTKAIYEPFTKETGITVTTVNYQSAQVIAQVRQGRPQVDLMDNSLLIFQKMARLDCLEPVDHDRLKSAKGAGIAVHNLPEYAVGKNVWASLMAYRTDSLKRAPKSWADFWNTDAFKGPRSLQSAEVDLPELEFALLADGVPLDKLYPLDVDRAFKAMSRIRGDVKKFWNTGALPAVLLGRKEVVATSLWAGRADELIKQGQPVAYQWNGARRMTNGWGIPKGADNTDAAYKLIDFSLRPEVQAAFAKLYPGGPVVPGAVKLLSEDVLATLPTSPQNLKTGFDADVAWWDKNQEAVTKRWQEWADA; encoded by the coding sequence GTGGCCGCAGCCACCGCCCTCGCCGGCTGCGGCACCGCGACCGGCAGCAGCTCGTCCGGCGGCGGCAGGAAGAGAATCGTCGTCAGCAACAGCGGCGGCGCCTACAACGACGCGCTGACCAAGGCGATCTACGAGCCGTTCACCAAGGAGACCGGCATCACGGTCACCACGGTCAACTACCAGTCCGCGCAGGTCATCGCCCAGGTCAGGCAGGGCCGGCCGCAGGTCGACCTGATGGACAACTCGCTGCTGATCTTCCAGAAGATGGCCCGCCTGGACTGTCTGGAGCCCGTGGACCACGACCGGCTGAAGAGCGCCAAGGGCGCCGGGATCGCGGTCCACAACCTGCCGGAGTACGCGGTCGGCAAGAACGTGTGGGCGAGCCTGATGGCCTACCGCACCGACAGTCTGAAGCGGGCGCCCAAGAGCTGGGCCGACTTCTGGAACACGGACGCCTTCAAGGGTCCGCGCTCGCTGCAGAGCGCGGAGGTGGATCTGCCTGAGCTGGAGTTCGCGCTGCTGGCCGACGGTGTGCCGCTGGACAAGCTGTACCCGCTGGATGTGGACCGGGCCTTCAAGGCGATGTCGCGGATCCGCGGCGACGTGAAGAAGTTCTGGAACACCGGTGCCCTTCCAGCGGTGCTGCTGGGCCGCAAGGAGGTCGTCGCGACCAGCCTGTGGGCCGGCCGCGCGGACGAGCTGATCAAGCAGGGGCAGCCGGTCGCGTACCAGTGGAACGGCGCCCGCAGGATGACCAACGGCTGGGGCATCCCGAAGGGCGCGGACAACACCGACGCGGCCTACAAGCTGATCGACTTCTCGCTGCGCCCCGAGGTCCAGGCCGCGTTCGCCAAGCTCTACCCAGGCGGTCCGGTCGTCCCCGGCGCCGTCAAGCTGCTCTCGGAGGATGTCCTGGCCACGCTTCCGACCTCGCCGCAGAACCTCAAAACCGGGTTCGACGCCGATGTCGCCTGGTGGGACAAGAACCAGGAGGCGGTCACCAAGCGCTGGCAGGAGTGGGCCGATGCCTGA
- a CDS encoding haloacid dehalogenase type II — protein MAIPSLQFRPKYVSFDCYGTLIEYPITPITRELVGDQIPAEQWDQFVREFRGYRYDQVRGEYYPYEQVLQDSFERVCRKWGVKAAPDAGKRFADGVRSWGPHPDVVEPLKKMGEHYKLVILSNADDSFLAESVPKLGAEFHAVFTAEQAGFYKPRYAAFEYMLDQLDASPEDFVHVASHTRYDHMSMHDMGFRNLVLLDRGYDPVTHGYDYVTVKSLDDLNTMLGI, from the coding sequence ATGGCCATTCCCTCGTTGCAGTTCCGGCCGAAGTACGTCTCGTTCGACTGCTACGGCACACTGATCGAATACCCGATCACCCCCATCACGCGTGAACTCGTCGGCGATCAGATCCCGGCCGAGCAGTGGGACCAGTTCGTGCGCGAGTTCCGCGGCTACCGCTACGACCAGGTCCGCGGCGAGTACTACCCCTACGAGCAGGTGTTGCAGGACTCCTTCGAGCGGGTCTGCCGCAAGTGGGGTGTGAAGGCGGCCCCGGACGCGGGCAAGCGGTTCGCCGACGGCGTCCGCAGCTGGGGGCCCCACCCGGACGTGGTGGAGCCGCTGAAGAAGATGGGCGAGCACTACAAGCTGGTGATCCTCTCCAACGCCGACGACTCCTTCCTCGCGGAGAGCGTGCCGAAGCTCGGGGCAGAATTCCACGCGGTCTTCACCGCGGAGCAGGCCGGTTTCTACAAGCCCCGCTACGCGGCGTTCGAGTACATGCTCGACCAGCTCGACGCCTCCCCCGAGGACTTCGTACACGTCGCCTCGCACACCCGGTACGACCACATGTCGATGCACGACATGGGCTTCCGCAACCTCGTCCTGCTGGACCGCGGATACGACCCGGTGACCCACGGCTACGACTACGTGACGGTGAAGTCCCTGGACGACCTCAACACCATGCTCGGCATCTGA